A region from the Cyprinus carpio isolate SPL01 chromosome A8, ASM1834038v1, whole genome shotgun sequence genome encodes:
- the LOC109104603 gene encoding prolactin-releasing peptide receptor-like: MDGGGGKRLSTPVPMCCLENVTMENSSMGQIYEVMLQSTNASKRSPQFVGVELLQSFKPLIIPCYALVVLVGVFGNYLLLYVICHTKKMHNVTNFFIGNLAFSDMLMCATCVPFTLAYAFNPRGWVFGRFMCYLVFLIQPVTVYVSVFTLTAIGVDRYYATVHPLKKRISVLACTYLLSGIWILSCGLVAPAVAHTYHVEFKDEGFTICEEFWMGQEKQRLAYAYSTLFITYVLPLSALCISYLCISVKLRNCVVPGHRTQSQAEAQRARKRKTFRLVSLVVAAFGICWLPISVFNVLRDIDIDLIDKRYFLLIQLLCHLCGMSSSCCNPFLYAWLHDRFRAELRKMFTCHRRIGIGIPANNCATASVVL; this comes from the exons ATGGATGGCGGCGGTGGCAAACGTCTCAGCACTCCTGTGCCCATGTGTTGCCTGGAAAATGTCACCATGGAGAACTCCAGCATGGGCCAAATCTACGAAGTCATGCTGCAGTCGACGAACGCATCTAAGCGCAGTCCTCAGTTTGTTGGCGTGGAGCTCCTTCAGTCTTTTAAACCTCTCATCATCCCCTGCTATGCTCTTGTGGTCCTGGTTGGAGTTTTTGGGAACTACCTGCTGCTTTATGTCATCTGCCACACTAAAAAAATGCACAACGTGACCAACTTCTTCATCGGTAACCTAGCGTTTTCCGACATGCTGATGTGTGCTACCTGCGTGCCCTTTACCCTGGCATATGCTTTTAATCCTCGCGGGTGGGTTTTTGGAAGATTCATGTGCTACCTGGTGTTCCTCATTCAGCCAGTGACTGTGTACGTGTcagttttcacactgacagctatTGGGGTGGACAG ATACTACGCTACTGTTCATCCACTGAAGAAGCGCATCTCAGTTCTGGCCTGCACGTATCTGCTCTCTGGGATCTGGATTCTGTCGTGTGGTCTGGTAGCCCCTGCTGTGGCCCACACATATCATGTGGAGTTCAAAGATGAAGGTTTTACCATCTGCGAGGAGTTCTGGATGGGTCAGGAGAAACAGCGGCTAGCCTACGCTTACAGCACACTCTTCATCACCTACGTTCTTCCTCTGTCCGCTCTTTGCATCTCCTACTTGTGCATTTCAGTGAAGCTTCGCAATTGCGTGGTGCCAGGTCACCGTACCCAGAGCCAAGCGGAAGCCCAGCGGGCTCGGAAGCGCAAGACGTTTCGCCTGGTGTCCTTGGTCGTCGCCGCTTTTGGGATCTGCTGGCTGCCGATAAGCGTCTTCAATGTGCTACGGGATATTGATATAGATCTGATCGACAAGCGCTACTTTCTTCTGATCCAGCTATTGTGTCACTTGTGTGGAATGAGTTCTTCTTGTTGTAACCCATTTTTATATGCATGGCTGCACGATCGTTTCAGGGCGGAACTGCGCAAGATGTTCACCTGTCATCGACGGATTGGCATCGGGATTCCTGCTAACAACTGTGCTACCGCTAGCGTGGTTCTCTGA